A window from Salinigranum halophilum encodes these proteins:
- a CDS encoding DUF5806 family protein has product MNDDPADGPRSRTGDDGAETVGTDESDANDTADGHEAATAGGRPATGGAETDEGVAAADTNGEDPQQAAAGDAERDANTGDGGDADGDERPPADVRKYERFKKVDGAQYDRVNDFLRERTYITAREWAIARLCADFRTETGVEMTKIGNNLPELVPFMTDTYSPQAVNQARHAFRDKVRKSGATFLYGAMCGFFTAEELDELMYEVSEIAKFLLEVEGVDLAVAEELEAEERISSVMREVREASSELRAEDLAESVPE; this is encoded by the coding sequence ATGAACGACGACCCCGCCGACGGACCACGGTCGCGGACGGGCGACGACGGAGCCGAGACGGTCGGCACCGACGAGAGCGACGCGAACGACACGGCAGACGGCCACGAAGCGGCGACCGCCGGGGGACGTCCGGCGACCGGGGGAGCCGAGACGGACGAGGGGGTCGCCGCGGCGGACACGAACGGAGAAGACCCACAGCAGGCCGCGGCGGGAGACGCCGAGCGGGACGCGAACACGGGAGACGGCGGCGATGCCGACGGGGACGAGCGCCCGCCCGCCGACGTCCGCAAGTACGAGCGGTTCAAGAAGGTCGACGGTGCGCAGTACGACCGCGTCAACGACTTCCTCCGGGAGCGGACGTACATCACCGCCCGCGAGTGGGCCATCGCACGGCTCTGTGCGGACTTCCGCACCGAGACGGGGGTCGAGATGACGAAAATCGGGAACAACCTGCCCGAACTGGTCCCGTTCATGACAGACACCTACAGTCCGCAGGCGGTCAACCAGGCGCGACACGCCTTCCGCGACAAGGTCCGAAAGTCGGGGGCGACGTTCCTGTACGGCGCGATGTGCGGCTTCTTCACCGCCGAGGAACTCGACGAACTGATGTACGAGGTGTCCGAAATCGCGAAGTTCCTCCTGGAGGTCGAGGGAGTCGACCTCGCCGTCGCCGAGGAGCTAGAGGCCGAAGAGCGCATCTCCAGCGTCATGCGCGAGGTGCGCGAGGCGAGTTCGGAGCTCCGCGCGGAGGACCTCGCGGAGTCGGTCCCCGAGTAG
- a CDS encoding M28 family metallopeptidase — protein MTPNLPDRVAAALGRAWVDDEAWAVVTELSRLDSRLGGSAGERAAASVVARAFERSGVHDVSLDSFPTQTWTRGESRLERLDSGRAFDCLALPYSPTGDVEADLVDVGHGTPREIRAAGVSGRVAVASTTTPEGGRFIHRMEKYGCAVDEGAVGFVFANHVPGQLPPTGSLRFDREAEIPAVGVSQETGAWLTDPVEAASARVRLAVEATTEAGESQNVVGTLGPASEDELLLLAHYDAHDVGEGALDNACGVAVVVAACRILAEMDLSRRVRVAAVGCEETGLVGSEHLASTLDPAAVVNVDGAGRFRDLVAMTHTSDATQAVAETVSDRSGHPSRVKPRPHPFSDQWPFVRRGVPALQLHSDSGERGRGWGHTAADTRDKVDPRVLRDHAMLTALLVHELAGRDPPRLDVDTLQRRFRTADFEPGMRAAGLWPDEWD, from the coding sequence ATGACGCCGAACCTCCCCGACCGGGTGGCCGCGGCCCTCGGCCGCGCCTGGGTCGACGACGAGGCCTGGGCCGTCGTGACCGAACTCAGCCGTCTCGACTCGCGACTGGGCGGGTCGGCGGGAGAGCGTGCGGCCGCGTCGGTCGTCGCCCGCGCCTTCGAGCGCAGCGGCGTCCACGACGTCTCGCTCGACTCGTTCCCGACGCAGACGTGGACCCGCGGCGAGAGCCGACTCGAACGTCTCGACTCCGGCCGGGCGTTCGACTGTCTCGCTCTCCCGTACTCCCCCACGGGTGACGTCGAGGCGGACCTCGTCGACGTCGGCCACGGGACCCCCCGTGAAATCAGGGCGGCCGGCGTCTCCGGTCGGGTCGCTGTCGCCTCGACCACCACCCCCGAGGGCGGGCGCTTCATCCACCGCATGGAGAAGTACGGCTGTGCCGTCGACGAGGGGGCGGTGGGGTTCGTCTTCGCCAACCACGTCCCGGGGCAACTCCCGCCGACGGGGAGCCTCCGGTTCGACCGTGAGGCCGAGATTCCCGCTGTCGGCGTCTCCCAAGAGACGGGCGCGTGGCTGACCGACCCGGTCGAGGCGGCCTCCGCCCGCGTTCGGCTCGCCGTCGAGGCGACGACCGAAGCCGGCGAGAGCCAGAACGTCGTCGGGACGCTCGGGCCGGCGAGCGAGGACGAACTCCTCCTGCTCGCCCACTACGACGCCCACGACGTCGGCGAGGGGGCGCTCGACAACGCCTGTGGGGTCGCCGTCGTCGTCGCCGCCTGCCGAATCCTCGCCGAGATGGACCTCTCACGACGCGTGCGCGTCGCGGCTGTCGGCTGTGAGGAGACGGGGCTCGTCGGCTCCGAACACCTCGCGTCGACACTCGACCCCGCGGCCGTCGTCAACGTCGACGGTGCCGGGCGGTTCCGCGACCTCGTGGCCATGACGCACACGTCGGACGCGACGCAGGCAGTCGCCGAGACGGTGAGCGACCGGTCGGGCCACCCCAGCCGCGTGAAGCCCCGACCACACCCGTTCAGCGACCAGTGGCCGTTCGTCCGCCGCGGCGTTCCGGCGCTCCAACTCCACTCCGACAGCGGCGAGCGCGGGCGTGGCTGGGGACACACGGCGGCGGACACCCGCGACAAGGTCGACCCACGGGTCCTCCGCGACCACGCGATGCTGACGGCGCTGCTCGTGCACGAACTCGCCGGGCGCGACCCGCCGCGGCTGGACGTCGACACGCTCCAGCGCCGCTTCCGTACCGCCGATTTCGAACCGGGGATGCGCGCGGCCGGGCTGTGGCCCGACGAGTGGGACTAG
- a CDS encoding AI-2E family transporter, giving the protein MDEKRLVVALFGLLVAVVVGALAFQFIAPLTVSVFLYYSTRRFYTSLRRLRVPARVRAVVVMSALAVPLLLVVSYATVLLAVEARQFVMEYALLDVAATHVDWFGEMESLPDLTVSGLYEAYQAGQLSPMVDFLGNHAALLTTVISNFFLNLFITIIVTYYLLLDGYRIREWLLRFDDDAIIREYLEAVDRELEAVLFGNLLNVLAISLIAIAAFSGYNAVAPAGAEVPYPALAGVLTGAASLIPVVGMKVVYLPLTGITALPLVLGGDSSLLVYVLGFLVVAVVVVDTIPDLVLRPILSGKNTHVGLLMLAYTLGPVVLGFYGLFFAPIVLVVGLTFAHTALPRLLGAAEPDGLSPNQMRLDDF; this is encoded by the coding sequence ATGGACGAGAAACGACTCGTCGTCGCCCTGTTCGGTCTCCTCGTCGCCGTCGTCGTCGGCGCCCTCGCCTTCCAGTTCATCGCACCGCTGACCGTGTCGGTGTTCCTCTACTACTCGACGCGGCGGTTCTACACGTCGCTTCGTCGGCTCCGCGTTCCCGCCCGCGTCCGCGCCGTCGTCGTCATGTCGGCGCTCGCGGTCCCGCTGCTCCTCGTCGTGAGTTACGCCACGGTTCTGCTCGCCGTCGAGGCTCGGCAGTTCGTCATGGAGTACGCGCTGCTCGACGTCGCCGCGACGCACGTCGACTGGTTCGGAGAGATGGAGTCTCTCCCCGACCTGACGGTCTCGGGCCTCTACGAGGCGTACCAGGCCGGACAGCTCTCGCCGATGGTCGACTTCCTCGGAAACCACGCGGCCCTGCTGACCACGGTCATCTCGAACTTCTTCCTCAACCTCTTCATCACCATCATCGTCACCTACTACCTCCTCCTGGACGGCTACCGTATCCGCGAGTGGCTGCTGCGGTTCGACGACGATGCCATCATCCGCGAGTATCTCGAAGCCGTCGACCGCGAACTCGAGGCGGTGCTGTTCGGGAACCTGCTGAACGTGCTCGCCATCTCGCTCATCGCCATCGCCGCGTTCTCGGGGTACAACGCCGTCGCCCCCGCGGGCGCGGAGGTCCCGTATCCGGCGTTGGCCGGCGTGTTGACCGGGGCTGCGAGCCTGATTCCCGTCGTCGGCATGAAGGTGGTGTACCTCCCGTTGACGGGCATCACCGCGCTCCCGCTCGTCCTCGGCGGGGACTCGTCGCTCCTGGTGTACGTCCTCGGCTTCCTCGTCGTCGCGGTGGTCGTGGTCGACACCATCCCCGACCTGGTGCTCCGTCCCATCCTGAGCGGGAAGAACACACACGTCGGACTCCTCATGCTCGCGTACACGCTCGGCCCGGTCGTGCTCGGCTTCTACGGGCTCTTCTTCGCACCGATCGTGCTGGTCGTCGGGTTGACGTTCGCCCACACGGCGCTGCCACGACTCCTCGGCGCGGCGGAACCCGACGGGCTCTCGCCGAACCAGATGCGCCTCGACGACTTCTGA
- the truA gene encoding tRNA pseudouridine(38-40) synthase TruA, protein MSGATERGERRRAFRVAYDGRPYYGFQRQPTVPTVEDALLDAVRALGLADEGALPPGYAAAGRTDAGVSALAQTVGFRCPEWCSPAALNSRLPADVRAWARADAPEDFHATHDAVRREYTYDLYAPAVDDGRAAAALARLCGEHDFHNLTPDEEGTVRTLEGSLTRDGDFLVFTLSSSGFVRQQVRRVVSLVHAVGEGAPLSAVERILVPGTVPGEEGVPPAAAEVLVLTDVAYADLAFTVDREAAERSRTLFEERALDGRIRARVAGRIRDGLRSAD, encoded by the coding sequence ATGAGCGGGGCCACCGAGCGGGGCGAGCGACGACGTGCGTTCCGCGTCGCCTACGACGGTCGTCCCTACTACGGGTTCCAGCGGCAGCCGACGGTTCCGACCGTCGAGGACGCCCTCCTCGACGCGGTTCGGGCGCTCGGGCTGGCCGACGAGGGAGCGCTCCCGCCGGGATATGCGGCCGCCGGTCGGACCGACGCGGGCGTGTCGGCGCTGGCGCAGACCGTCGGCTTCCGGTGCCCGGAGTGGTGCTCGCCCGCGGCGCTGAACAGCCGACTCCCCGCCGACGTGCGAGCGTGGGCACGCGCCGACGCGCCCGAGGACTTCCACGCGACGCACGACGCCGTCAGACGCGAGTACACGTACGACCTGTACGCGCCCGCCGTCGACGACGGCCGGGCCGCGGCCGCACTCGCACGCCTCTGCGGCGAGCACGACTTCCACAACCTGACGCCGGACGAGGAGGGGACGGTCCGGACGCTCGAGGGGTCGCTCACCCGTGACGGCGACTTCCTCGTCTTCACGCTCTCGTCGTCGGGCTTCGTCCGCCAGCAGGTTCGGCGGGTCGTCTCGCTCGTCCACGCCGTCGGAGAGGGCGCGCCGCTGTCGGCCGTCGAGCGCATCCTCGTCCCGGGGACGGTCCCGGGTGAAGAGGGAGTCCCCCCGGCCGCGGCCGAAGTGCTCGTCCTGACCGACGTGGCGTACGCGGACCTCGCGTTCACCGTCGACCGCGAGGCCGCCGAACGCTCGCGAACGCTGTTCGAAGAGCGAGCGCTCGACGGGCGGATACGGGCACGCGTCGCCGGCCGGATTCGCGACGGCCTGCGCTCGGCGGACTAG
- a CDS encoding formate/nitrite transporter family protein, whose amino-acid sequence MPPQDDSNGANGVETVREAVEQSRSGAPAVGSVVRDRFTSDEIFQRIVAAADEEITSGSRELFFSALAAGFAITITFLLYASLTATTGGDTIVSAMLYPLGFIYIIIGGYQLYTENTLPPVALTLERLASIPALLRNWLVVLAGNFTGGGLGAAALAYGGVLSPEGSEAALSLAQKGIETSPGTLFVKAAFAGLIVAGVVWVGYAARDTMSRIVVVYLAFLAIPIGGLFHVVVSFTEMLYLVFQNDLSLLVGLREFVLPVLLGNTVGGVVLVTVVNYFQTTESRLESARFEGSTRQLSLREWVLGGFAGRSYVPLVDTSAEVQRSSDYRVLVPISNPRTESPLIDLACQIASAREDATVHVVHVVQVPKRRASAYDRTQRRRIVDESNELLQGVRDHVGDYDVGCETSTVVSHRSFDELFDIARRKDADLTVIGWGENQPWSAIRTERPLTELTSRLPSDFLVLRERALDESRVLLPVARSPHADLSAEVVASLQQTVGSAVTLLHVVDGADEREAGETFLAEWAAERGLGDADLVVDDSGDVEAAIAREARDQSLLVIGATERGLFTRLVTGSLHLGVVEEVDCSVLIAERSTGYGILRRLFG is encoded by the coding sequence TTGCCCCCACAGGACGATTCGAACGGTGCGAACGGCGTCGAGACCGTCCGCGAGGCGGTCGAACAGTCGCGGAGCGGTGCGCCGGCCGTGGGCTCCGTGGTCAGAGACCGGTTCACGTCCGACGAGATATTCCAGCGTATCGTCGCGGCGGCGGACGAAGAGATCACCTCCGGCAGCCGCGAGCTGTTCTTCAGCGCCCTCGCGGCCGGCTTCGCCATCACCATCACCTTCCTGCTGTACGCGTCGCTGACCGCGACGACCGGCGGGGACACGATCGTGAGCGCGATGCTGTATCCGCTCGGCTTCATCTACATCATCATCGGCGGCTACCAGCTCTACACCGAGAACACGCTCCCGCCGGTGGCACTGACCCTGGAGCGGCTCGCGAGCATCCCCGCGCTGCTCCGAAACTGGCTGGTCGTCCTCGCGGGGAACTTCACCGGCGGCGGGCTGGGCGCGGCGGCGCTCGCCTACGGCGGCGTCCTCTCACCGGAGGGGTCGGAAGCGGCGCTGAGCCTCGCCCAGAAAGGCATCGAGACGAGTCCGGGGACCCTCTTCGTGAAGGCCGCCTTCGCCGGGCTCATCGTGGCCGGCGTCGTCTGGGTTGGGTACGCCGCCAGAGACACCATGTCGCGCATCGTCGTGGTCTACCTGGCCTTCCTCGCCATCCCTATCGGCGGGCTGTTCCACGTCGTCGTCTCGTTCACCGAGATGCTCTATCTCGTCTTCCAGAACGACCTCTCGCTTCTCGTCGGGCTCAGGGAGTTCGTCCTCCCCGTCCTTCTCGGTAACACCGTCGGTGGGGTCGTACTGGTGACCGTCGTCAACTACTTCCAGACGACGGAGTCACGGCTCGAATCGGCCCGGTTCGAGGGGTCGACCCGGCAGCTGTCGCTCCGTGAGTGGGTGCTCGGCGGGTTCGCCGGCCGCTCGTACGTCCCGCTCGTGGACACCTCGGCAGAGGTCCAGCGGTCGAGCGACTACCGAGTGCTCGTCCCCATCTCGAACCCGCGGACCGAGTCGCCGCTCATCGACCTGGCCTGTCAGATTGCCAGCGCCCGCGAGGACGCCACCGTCCACGTGGTTCACGTCGTTCAGGTCCCCAAACGACGGGCGAGCGCCTACGACAGGACCCAGCGGCGTCGAATCGTCGACGAGTCGAACGAACTCCTCCAGGGCGTCCGCGACCACGTCGGGGACTACGACGTGGGCTGTGAGACGTCGACTGTCGTCTCTCACCGCTCCTTCGACGAACTGTTCGACATCGCCCGGCGGAAGGACGCCGACCTCACGGTCATCGGGTGGGGCGAGAACCAGCCGTGGAGCGCCATCCGAACGGAGCGTCCCCTGACCGAACTGACCAGTCGGCTCCCCTCGGACTTCCTCGTCCTGCGGGAGCGGGCGCTCGACGAGTCACGGGTCCTGCTCCCCGTCGCGCGAAGCCCACACGCCGACCTGAGCGCCGAGGTGGTCGCGAGCCTCCAGCAGACGGTCGGCTCCGCGGTGACACTCCTGCACGTCGTCGACGGTGCCGACGAGCGCGAAGCGGGCGAGACGTTCCTGGCCGAGTGGGCGGCCGAGCGAGGACTCGGCGACGCCGACCTGGTCGTCGACGACTCGGGGGACGTCGAGGCCGCCATCGCCCGCGAGGCGCGAGACCAGAGTCTGCTCGTCATCGGGGCGACGGAACGCGGGCTGTTCACACGGCTCGTCACCGGGTCGCTCCACCTCGGCGTGGTCGAGGAGGTCGACTGTTCGGTCCTCATCGCGGAGCGGTCGACCGGCTACGGTATTCTGCGTCGCCTGTTCGGGTAG